TACACATCATTTAAGTATTAATGACTACTCTTcaataataaatgtataaacaagaaacagattcaaaatgaaggaaaattcCTTTACAGGTAGATAAGGAATGTGCACTGATAAGAATTTAATTCTTGGGAATCATTTGCTTCTCCCAGGTACAGACCCACTTTCCTCTGATTTCCAAATTGTTGTGGTTGACCACATGCTTCCTGGGGGACAGGAAGAACAGTGCTAGAATGAAGCTATGGACAACGTTTATCATGAGAATGCCAACAACATTGCCCAACTTCCTCTTCCATATCCACTCACTACCAAAGCGCAAAGACGGTCAGGGTATAAAACACCATCCAGTCAAGCGTGGTTTGGTCTCGCTTGTTTGGATTCCTCCCAAGCAGCAAAAAGCATTCACCCtcaatgaaaacacagatttaaaagGAACACAAAGGCATTTTCTTATCTTTTGAGAAACAACCACTCTGCTCTGGAGAGACAGCAGGGCCTGGAAGTGAAGCCGCTGAGCTAGAGCAGAGCCGTCCACTGTGTACACTGACAATCGCCCTGTGGATACGTGTTGTTAAAAGGGAACAAATGGATGCTGAAACCTACCTTCCCTTTTAGCATGAATTTAGCACATTTCCCCATATTACGAGGAAAGACTGCAACTCCACTGGGTAGGTTAGGCAATTCTTATTCATAACTtcattcactgtctcacagcatgagataaagaaaaaaagtttctcaGGGAAACCAAAATAGAGTATTTTTAATAGAAATCTTTTTTAATCTTaacactggtttaaaaaaaaaaaaaaaaaaaaaagaaggttcaTTTCATGAGTATATTAGCCTACatgtttcacagtttttttttcctgttctttaaATTTACAGTACGTATTAGTGTTTTGGTCGCTGAAAAGATATCCCAggcacatttttattttatcttcagTGAACCTACGCTGAGGAAACTCTTCAAAAAATGTGCTCATAAAttacaaaggaaagaaagaaagcaacacaaagaacaccaGAGTATATGAAACCTACTatgcatgtgtttcagtttaGCGTCCACAGCCAAAAGTCTTATTCCACTCTTCATAGAGCTCCAGGTCTTTGGCTGACACGCTGGGTCGTACTGTCTTCAGGGCTTCCTGGAAGTCACTGTAGAGGATGGGCCGTACCTGTTCAGGTGTGATAGTGGCCATGTCACTTAGCTGGATGCTTCGGATGGGCCCGAGGGCGGCCTCACGGCACAGCTGTGTCATATCAGCCCCGGAAAACCCTTCTGTTCCCGATACCACCCTTTCCAGGTCCTCTGATCCAATCTGACTCTTCTCTCTGGACATGAGGTTGCTGACAATCTGTCTACGGGCAGCAGCTTCTGGGAGAGGAATGTAGAGGCGTTTGGCCAGCCTACGGCGAGCAGCTTCATCAATCTCCTGGGGCCTGTTGGTGGCACCAACCACTAGGATCCGGTCGTCGGCTGAGGTAGCGGCGCCGTCCAGCTGGACCAGGAATTCAGTCTTGATCCGCCGAGACGAGTCATGCTCTCCATCCGTGCgctgagagaggagtgagtcGATCTCATCGATGAAGATCACGGCAGGTTGGTGGCACCGGGCGATGGCAAACAGCGCTCGTaccattttctctccctcgcccACCCACTTGGAGGTGAGTGAGGAAGCACTGATGCTGAAGAACGTGGCCCCGGACTGGCAGGCGATGCATTTTCCAATCAAGGTTTTCCCTGTTCCTGGAGGTCCAAACAGAAGAATTCCCTTGGGAGGACCTCGCAGACCAGTAAAGATATCAGGTCTCAGCATGGGCCAAACCACAATCTCCTTTATGGTGGTTTTGGCAAACTCCAAACCAGCAATGTCATCCCAGGCCACTGGCGGACCATGATCCATGATCTCACTCATGATCAGCTCAATGATTTTGGGTTCGAAGTTCTTCAGTCGCTCGTCAATTGGTTGAGACTCCAGGGTGTTGTCATTGGTGGTTCCACCCTCTTCCTCCTGTCTGGGCATGGGGGAGACGAATTTAGAAAATGCTCCTCGGGACCGACTGGCCCCCAGACATTTTTTGGTGATGGTTGCCACGCCCCCTGCTGTACCTCGGTGGGCCtggttggaattttttttctgctggtcGACAATAAGCTGCTCTCGTGCAGTTTTAAAGTTATTGCTGACACTCTCCCCTGCTTTTCTCACCCCTCCAGGTGGCTCTTGCCCCCCATGGACTGGAAATGACCCCCTATTACCTTCTTGTCCTGGGCTGTagaagttttttcttttggaggaGTTTGATGAGGAGAAGAATACAGATGGGTGATTGTGAGAACTGGCATAATCAGCACTGGCCTGAGGTAAAGTACCAGTGTTTGCAGCACTGTTACTTCCAAAGAGTGGCGTAGACCCAACAGGAGCTTTCCCAGGATTATGAGCAAAAGAGGTGGCAGGAGAAGTTGCCTGCCATTCCTTGGCTTTCTCCCCGGCACCACTGAAAGAGGTAAAGACCCCCTTCCCCACCTCAGCCCTGGTGGGACGCACAAAAGGTCTGGATTGAGGAGGTTCTACTTTACCCCCACAGGTGAGACTGGGCTGGGCAACTCCTGTACCGGAATTCTCCATGACCTCCCCACCAACAATCACGTTACTATCTGCTAATTCACTGGGGGACCTAATGCCAGCCCTCACCACGAGCATTTTCTGCACGCACGGCAGGTCAAATACATTTTCCATGGTCAGGGATGACTCCCATTTGTCACTGTGGTTCCTCTGATTTCGAGCCAGGTGCAAAGCACTGTCGGCATAGTTGTTGAGCCCTGCTTGTTGGTCGTCTGAGTCCAAGACTGAGGCGTAGCGTTCTGAATAGGTCCTGAACAGGTTGCTCGCTCCGGCCGGTGAGAGTTGGGAATTCGCCCATGCATACTGAATGGACAGGATGTGAGCCCTGTAGGCATCCGCCTTCTGTTCAGGTGTACAGGTGCCAGACGAAATGTCAAAGGACCTCTTCTGCCACTCGTCCAGGTGTGGCACACTCATTGCCTGGCCtgggcctgtgtgtgaggaagaggagcaggccACAGGATCACTTAAAAATATATGAGCTTTACAGGGAACCATGCAACTGTGCCATGCAAATTACTGACCAATGGGAGAAAAAGGCACATGCTGTTACGAGAATAAATGATCTATAGGCCTAAGTGCAGAAAGAAAtggtttactgtgtttgttgttacCATGACTTTGCTAGACATTTATTGCAATATTTTTATTAATCACTATATAAATttaaagttgtaatttaaaaatgaaaaggtgtGAAAAGGTCTAAAATTAGTGTCGTGAAACGTTCGTATATATAGTGAAGAGGAACGAAAACAAGCAGAGCTGCTGACCTTGAAAGAAATGTTCAATAGTGAAAACTGCTGTACACAATAAAGCAAACCATTTACTAACTCAAATAATCTTCAGTGAACTGCTAAACGACTTCAAAATTAGCATTAACATAATACAATTTACCGACTGGTATTCATAAGAAATTAAAGTTAAGGGGCAGCTTTCCTTCGATACACACACCCCAGATGTATTAATTTCACTTAGCAAGCAATAGGCTAACGGGGACATGCTTCCCCGAACAGGGGCTTGGTGGAGATAATTGTTGTGAGGAACTGTTGTGTCTGGCAAACGCGACGATCTGACGACTGAATTGACGTAATTTCAGACAGCTCACAACAATTAAACGCAACTGTCTCAGTTAACCttaacaaactaaaacaaaaagaaactcagCTCAAGGTAGCATATAGCACTAGTATTCCAGCTGTCCGGACTCAGGACATTTTCAATGTACTGGTCGACTCCACTTTAGTTACTTGGCTCTATCATTTTGTATTCTCAGTCAAACAAAAGAGTGTCTTACCTCTGTTATACGTTGTTGTTTAAGTAGCGTTATTTATTTTCGATAACTTTTCGACGACTCTTGGGTGTCAACTTTACAGCAGAAAGATATTAATTAAGATTATGCGGAAGAAGTCACGAATACACTACAAACTTCCCGCCATCTTTGACAAACACCTCATCTGCCCACTATTTTAGAGCTTTCAAATTTAGATGTATAATGCCACCCAATGGTGAAAAATCGAATTGCTGAAATAAGAGGATGTCTCGCAAAATCTAGATGCCAGACCAAAATCGGTGAACTTTTGGGATATTTCAAAGAGATGCAACACGATGTCGTCACAAAATTACAGGAAACTTTGCGAACTTCTATGTTTATCTATCTCCGACCAAACTGTCATCTTTATTGGGAGCAAAACAGAAATCTTATCTTAAATCGACTCAGTCACAGATACTAGAAACGGAGAATACAGCCAACTGCCCCCTATTACAGCAGAAACATCCATAACCCAGTAGGAGGAGTCGAACAAAAGTGGTGGAACCTAAACAGCCATAACAGTTTTGATCTTCCTAAACTTACAGGGACCTATGTAT
This sequence is a window from Chanos chanos chromosome 4, fChaCha1.1, whole genome shotgun sequence. Protein-coding genes within it:
- the fignl1 gene encoding fidgetin-like protein 1, which gives rise to MSVPHLDEWQKRSFDISSGTCTPEQKADAYRAHILSIQYAWANSQLSPAGASNLFRTYSERYASVLDSDDQQAGLNNYADSALHLARNQRNHSDKWESSLTMENVFDLPCVQKMLVVRAGIRSPSELADSNVIVGGEVMENSGTGVAQPSLTCGGKVEPPQSRPFVRPTRAEVGKGVFTSFSGAGEKAKEWQATSPATSFAHNPGKAPVGSTPLFGSNSAANTGTLPQASADYASSHNHPSVFFSSSNSSKRKNFYSPGQEGNRGSFPVHGGQEPPGGVRKAGESVSNNFKTAREQLIVDQQKKNSNQAHRGTAGGVATITKKCLGASRSRGAFSKFVSPMPRQEEEGGTTNDNTLESQPIDERLKNFEPKIIELIMSEIMDHGPPVAWDDIAGLEFAKTTIKEIVVWPMLRPDIFTGLRGPPKGILLFGPPGTGKTLIGKCIACQSGATFFSISASSLTSKWVGEGEKMVRALFAIARCHQPAVIFIDEIDSLLSQRTDGEHDSSRRIKTEFLVQLDGAATSADDRILVVGATNRPQEIDEAARRRLAKRLYIPLPEAAARRQIVSNLMSREKSQIGSEDLERVVSGTEGFSGADMTQLCREAALGPIRSIQLSDMATITPEQVRPILYSDFQEALKTVRPSVSAKDLELYEEWNKTFGCGR